In one Blastococcus sp. Marseille-P5729 genomic region, the following are encoded:
- a CDS encoding tyrosine-type recombinase/integrase: protein MVTHGPARTARQRRPQPGRRAKRAALISYGRSRQSRIGRRLKALGPLIYLTGTLSESNWKRKVDRTGTLKRLGHQGLRPHDLRHTCASIWLGAGADPKVVQRVLGHASATMTMDLYGHLIDENLWKAARAVSISSQLSNGVAGEESS, encoded by the coding sequence GTGGTAACACACGGTCCGGCGAGGACGGCGCGCCAGCGCCGCCCGCAGCCGGGTCGGCGAGCGAAGCGAGCCGCCTTGATCTCATATGGGCGAAGTAGGCAGTCTCGCATCGGTCGACGACTGAAGGCCCTTGGGCCACTCATTTACCTGACCGGAACGCTGAGCGAGTCGAACTGGAAGCGAAAGGTCGACCGGACTGGGACTCTCAAGCGTCTCGGGCACCAAGGGCTGCGGCCTCACGACCTGCGGCACACCTGCGCCTCGATCTGGCTCGGCGCCGGCGCCGATCCGAAGGTCGTACAGCGCGTGCTCGGGCACGCATCGGCGACGATGACGATGGATCTCTACGGCCACCTCATCGACGAAAACCTGTGGAAGGCCGCACGAGCCGTGTCGATCAGCAGCCAATTGAGCAACGGCGTCGCTGGAGAGGAATCCTCATGA
- a CDS encoding 26S protease regulatory subunit, with product MSETQIEHGVVGRVAHVSTEASEFFIELRNGEFLGISGLAGSDDVKVGDVVLVNDARVRPAPDVLWTPPAAPTVALVREVFGTRAVIQRDPTQGVVNVDPAKTTVGSTVLIHGDSVEVLSDGATSAPGSSASAGPDPTAAESLSLADFAGNPSVIARARDLIEIIQQGHRFLSTIGVSPPRGVLLSGPPGTGKTFLARIIANEAGCRFFEVTGSQVFRKWYGESQQFLTDLFAEAQADGPSIIYFDEFDAIALARSSESHEESRRIVTQLLNLMSGFSDSSAITVLAATNNPEALDPAIRRIGRFDWEIVFSLPSEPQRREILLAAGSRLRQVGIMPLDYLAHMTEGWSPAELSGIWREGGFLAAAEERDEVSEEDLIGGFERVRAEKAVRNR from the coding sequence ATGTCGGAGACACAGATAGAGCACGGGGTGGTCGGCCGCGTGGCGCACGTGTCGACAGAGGCTTCCGAGTTCTTCATCGAACTACGAAACGGCGAGTTCCTAGGCATTTCTGGCCTGGCCGGTTCGGATGACGTCAAGGTGGGTGACGTGGTCTTGGTGAATGACGCCCGAGTACGCCCGGCGCCAGACGTACTCTGGACGCCGCCCGCTGCCCCTACCGTCGCCTTAGTGCGCGAAGTCTTCGGCACTCGAGCAGTGATTCAGCGCGATCCAACGCAGGGAGTCGTCAACGTCGATCCTGCGAAGACGACCGTGGGCAGCACGGTGCTGATTCATGGCGACTCCGTTGAGGTGCTTTCAGATGGCGCCACCTCAGCGCCGGGCAGCAGCGCTTCGGCCGGCCCGGACCCCACGGCCGCCGAAAGCTTGTCGCTTGCCGACTTCGCGGGAAACCCTAGCGTGATCGCCCGGGCGCGCGACCTAATTGAGATCATCCAACAAGGGCATCGGTTCCTATCGACGATCGGCGTGAGCCCGCCCCGCGGGGTTCTTCTGAGCGGGCCACCCGGGACCGGGAAGACCTTCCTAGCGCGCATTATCGCTAACGAGGCAGGCTGTCGGTTCTTCGAAGTCACTGGATCGCAGGTCTTTCGGAAGTGGTATGGCGAGAGTCAACAGTTCTTGACCGATCTCTTCGCTGAGGCTCAGGCAGACGGGCCGTCGATCATCTACTTTGACGAGTTCGACGCGATTGCCTTGGCGCGATCCAGCGAATCGCACGAGGAGTCGCGACGAATCGTCACTCAACTTCTCAACCTAATGAGTGGATTCTCGGACTCAAGCGCGATCACCGTTCTCGCCGCGACCAATAACCCCGAGGCGCTGGACCCGGCAATCCGGCGGATCGGCCGGTTTGACTGGGAGATCGTATTTTCGCTTCCGTCGGAGCCCCAGCGCAGGGAGATCCTTCTCGCAGCTGGCAGCAGACTCAGGCAGGTCGGGATCATGCCACTCGATTACCTTGCGCACATGACTGAAGGTTGGTCGCCCGCGGAGTTATCGGGCATATGGCGTGAAGGCGGCTTCTTGGCGGCGGCCGAGGAACGCGACGAGGTCTCTGAGGAGGACCTGATCGGAGGGTTCGAGAGGGTTCGAGCAGAGAAGGCGGTCAGAAATCGATGA